One Acidobacteriota bacterium genomic window carries:
- a CDS encoding DUF1259 domain-containing protein, protein MLRRVILVSLFVICAAPIARSAPKLDTAKIDAALGRKGSSTGGLYVVDFFRPNLTVTLEGVRLAPESVDSFVTFLQTGDQAEMMGEVCALQGEVTAAVGKLRAGGVEITGIHNHFLRESPRLMFIHFMARGRAADLARTFRAALAVTSTPLAAVPPVRQVTATPAWAGTVGNVLGFKEDAQYSSDYGGLTVGVPHAGFAPSPMLSYWFVNYMFFQEAPGGKIAATGDLATTSSELNPVLSVLTAQGFQIFGVHNHMIDENPRLFFVHFWKIGAPAELARGLKAALAVVHTQ, encoded by the coding sequence ATGCTTCGACGGGTCATCCTGGTTTCTCTGTTTGTCATTTGTGCGGCACCTATTGCACGTTCAGCGCCGAAGCTCGATACGGCGAAGATTGATGCAGCGCTCGGCCGGAAAGGCTCCTCGACGGGAGGTCTTTACGTCGTCGATTTTTTCCGTCCTAACCTGACGGTAACGCTCGAGGGAGTGCGGCTAGCACCCGAAAGCGTCGATTCCTTCGTAACGTTCTTGCAGACCGGTGATCAGGCTGAAATGATGGGCGAAGTTTGCGCCCTCCAGGGCGAAGTCACGGCAGCGGTGGGGAAGCTTCGAGCCGGAGGCGTTGAAATCACGGGCATCCACAATCATTTTCTCAGGGAGTCGCCGCGCCTTATGTTTATTCACTTCATGGCCCGCGGGCGAGCGGCAGACCTCGCGCGCACATTCCGGGCGGCGCTTGCAGTAACTTCCACGCCGCTCGCCGCAGTTCCGCCTGTCAGGCAGGTGACTGCGACGCCAGCCTGGGCCGGGACCGTAGGGAACGTATTGGGCTTTAAGGAGGACGCGCAGTATTCGTCAGATTACGGCGGCCTGACGGTCGGGGTCCCGCATGCCGGCTTCGCCCCGAGCCCAATGCTCAGCTACTGGTTCGTGAACTATATGTTCTTTCAAGAGGCGCCTGGAGGCAAGATCGCTGCAACAGGGGACCTGGCGACGACTTCGAGTGAACTCAACCCGGTACTGTCGGTCCTCACTGCGCAGGGGTTCCAGATTTTTGGTGTCCACAACCACATGATCGACGAGAATCCGCGCCTGTTCTTCGTTCACTTTTGGAAGATCGGCGCGCCCGCTGAGCTGGCACGCGGCCTGAAAGCAGCGCTGGCCGTCGTCCATACACAATAG
- a CDS encoding TlpA family protein disulfide reductase, whose translation MRKITIAKWIVVAVAGVGVLWLALHPRQRAPVKLGDRAPGFTLPQLPSGRLSLSQFKGQVVVLNFWATWCPPCVMEAPSLEQFATEMKSQGVTVIGVSVDENAQALSQFVQYYHVSYPVARDPRYSLTHRYGTYKLPETYIIDRDGRVAEKIIGATNWTDPRMITFVKSLTGNTQASR comes from the coding sequence ATGCGCAAAATCACCATTGCCAAATGGATTGTGGTTGCCGTCGCTGGTGTGGGTGTTCTGTGGCTGGCGCTGCATCCGCGCCAGCGAGCGCCGGTCAAACTGGGCGACCGCGCGCCCGGATTCACGCTGCCGCAGTTGCCGTCTGGCCGGTTGTCGCTCTCGCAATTCAAGGGACAGGTGGTAGTGCTGAATTTCTGGGCCACCTGGTGCCCGCCCTGCGTGATGGAAGCGCCCAGCCTCGAACAGTTCGCCACCGAGATGAAATCCCAGGGCGTCACGGTTATCGGCGTGAGCGTTGATGAAAACGCGCAGGCGCTCAGCCAGTTCGTCCAGTACTATCATGTCAGCTATCCCGTGGCCCGCGACCCCCGCTACTCGCTCACCCACCGCTACGGCACTTACAAGCTTCCCGAAACCTACATCATCGATCGCGACGGCCGCGTGGCCGAAAAAATTATCGGCGCCACCAACTGGACCGATCCCCGCATGATCACGTTTGTGAAATCCCTCACCGGCAACACCCAGGCGTCACGGTAA
- a CDS encoding glycosyltransferase, with amino-acid sequence MPERDDGAVSVIIPARNEEVNIERVVRSIAPERRLREMIVVDDQSTDRTAEILARLEREIPLLRTLRLESLPEGWTGKSHAAAAGAQIATGEWLLFTDADTEHLPGSLEAMLARATEENAGLLSLSPRQQTPTWWEKAIIPFVFVQLARIFPFEEVSDPASPSAAANGQYLLVRRSVYNEIGGFAAVRGEILDDVALAGLVKQRGGRLVFLPGAEWVRTRMYTRFRDMWQGWSKNLYLLYGRKLGLVLKALSEALILDFLLPLGFLVLAVLIAVGHGSGWVLIALVLCFVGAVLREWKYERSLTRLGFDPRLDIYQLAGAGLFALLLLNSVWAHTVAGGIRWKGRKYPA; translated from the coding sequence ATGCCTGAACGCGATGATGGCGCAGTGTCCGTCATCATTCCCGCCCGCAATGAAGAGGTGAACATTGAGCGCGTGGTGCGGTCCATCGCGCCCGAGCGGCGCCTGCGGGAGATGATTGTGGTGGACGACCAATCCACCGACCGCACGGCGGAAATCCTGGCCAGGCTCGAACGCGAGATTCCCTTGCTGCGCACGCTGCGGCTGGAGTCTCTTCCGGAAGGCTGGACCGGCAAGAGTCACGCCGCGGCGGCAGGCGCACAAATCGCCACCGGCGAGTGGCTGCTTTTTACCGACGCCGATACGGAACACCTGCCGGGCAGCCTGGAGGCGATGCTGGCGCGGGCCACGGAGGAAAACGCCGGACTGCTTTCCCTATCGCCGAGGCAGCAGACACCGACGTGGTGGGAAAAGGCAATCATCCCGTTTGTGTTTGTCCAACTGGCGCGGATTTTTCCTTTTGAAGAAGTTTCAGACCCTGCATCGCCAAGCGCCGCCGCGAATGGCCAATACCTGCTGGTGAGGCGAAGCGTTTACAATGAGATTGGCGGATTTGCGGCGGTGCGGGGCGAAATTCTTGATGACGTTGCGCTGGCAGGCCTGGTGAAGCAGCGCGGAGGCCGGCTGGTTTTTCTGCCGGGCGCGGAATGGGTGCGAACAAGGATGTACACGCGCTTCCGCGACATGTGGCAGGGCTGGAGCAAAAACCTCTATCTGCTCTATGGCCGGAAACTCGGGCTGGTGCTCAAGGCCCTGAGCGAGGCGCTTATTCTGGATTTTTTGCTGCCGCTCGGTTTCCTGGTGCTGGCGGTACTGATCGCCGTGGGGCACGGCAGCGGCTGGGTGTTGATTGCACTCGTTCTGTGCTTTGTAGGCGCTGTTCTGCGAGAATGGAAATATGAGCGCAGCCTCACGCGACTGGGTTTTGACCCGCGGCTCGATATTTACCAGTTGGCGGGCGCCGGGTTGTTTGCTCTGCTCCTGCTGAATTCTGTGTGGGCACACACGGTGGCGGGCGGCATCCGGTGGAAGGGGCGGAAGTATCCGGCGTGA
- a CDS encoding 6-carboxytetrahydropterin synthase, which produces MIYLTRRAEFSASHYYHNPDFSPEENQRIFGKCNNPHGHGHNYTVEVTVAGEVDATTGMVLDLKDLKAVLETEVMQRMDHKFLNKEVPAFARLIPTTENIAVEIWNLLAAKLPSGRLHRIRLYETADLFVDYYGD; this is translated from the coding sequence ATGATCTATCTGACCCGGCGCGCCGAATTTTCGGCTTCGCACTATTATCACAATCCGGATTTCAGCCCGGAAGAGAATCAGCGTATCTTCGGCAAGTGCAATAATCCGCACGGCCACGGGCATAATTATACCGTCGAGGTGACGGTGGCGGGCGAGGTGGATGCCACCACCGGCATGGTCCTTGACCTCAAAGACCTGAAAGCCGTGCTTGAAACGGAAGTGATGCAGCGGATGGACCATAAGTTTCTGAACAAGGAAGTTCCGGCATTCGCAAGGTTGATTCCGACCACGGAGAACATCGCGGTGGAGATCTGGAACCTGCTGGCGGCGAAACTTCCGAGCGGCCGCCTGCATCGAATCCGCTTGTATGAAACGGCGGACCTGTTTGTGGATTATTACGGGGACTGA
- a CDS encoding 6-pyruvoyl tetrahydrobiopterin synthase, translated as MMVSLTRRYRFSASHRLHNEALSAEENSRVFGKCNSPYGHGHNYIVEVTVRGPVDAATGMVMDLGMLDQAVEKEVLDRFDHTYLNLDVPNFQGKVPTTENLCVEIYNLLCAKLDGGKGGAQLEKVRLEETSSNSFEYSGTAAGAELTHRERK; from the coding sequence CTGATGGTTTCACTGACCAGGCGTTACCGATTTTCAGCATCGCACCGTCTGCATAATGAAGCGCTGAGCGCGGAAGAGAACAGCCGTGTGTTCGGCAAGTGCAACAGCCCTTACGGCCACGGGCACAACTACATTGTGGAGGTCACCGTGCGCGGGCCGGTTGATGCGGCCACGGGAATGGTGATGGACCTGGGGATGCTGGACCAGGCTGTCGAAAAGGAAGTGCTGGACCGCTTTGACCATACCTACCTGAACCTGGACGTCCCCAATTTTCAGGGAAAAGTGCCGACCACGGAAAACCTTTGCGTCGAGATTTACAACCTGCTCTGCGCAAAGCTCGACGGCGGAAAGGGAGGCGCGCAGCTTGAGAAAGTGCGCCTGGAAGAGACGAGCTCAAATTCCTTCGAGTACTCGGGCACGGCGGCTGGCGCGGAATTGACCCATAGAGAGAGAAAATGA
- the folE gene encoding GTP cyclohydrolase I FolE has product MKTNDKSTVAEPEQLDQLDPLEEAMRRALRELGEDPDREGLKETPQRVAKSLRFLTSGYRQDVKKVLNGAVYSVAYDQMVIVKDIEIFSLCEHHMLPFFGRCHVAYVPTEKVIGLSKIPRLVDVFARRLQIQERLTTEIAETIMETIKPQGVGVIIEAKHLCMIMRGVEKQNSVAVTSSMLGIFRDCDQTRSEFLRLVKQRS; this is encoded by the coding sequence ATGAAGACAAACGATAAATCAACAGTAGCGGAACCAGAGCAATTGGACCAACTGGACCCTCTGGAAGAAGCAATGCGCCGCGCGCTACGCGAACTGGGAGAAGATCCCGACCGCGAAGGGCTGAAGGAGACGCCGCAGCGCGTGGCAAAGTCGCTGAGGTTCCTCACCAGCGGCTATCGCCAGGACGTGAAGAAGGTGCTGAACGGGGCTGTCTATTCCGTCGCCTATGACCAGATGGTGATCGTGAAAGATATCGAAATCTTCAGCCTGTGCGAGCACCACATGCTGCCGTTCTTCGGCCGCTGCCACGTAGCCTATGTCCCCACGGAGAAAGTAATCGGGCTGAGCAAGATCCCCCGGCTGGTGGACGTTTTCGCGCGCCGATTGCAGATCCAGGAGCGGCTCACCACCGAGATTGCCGAGACCATCATGGAGACCATCAAGCCGCAGGGAGTGGGCGTTATTATCGAAGCCAAACACCTTTGCATGATTATGCGCGGCGTTGAAAAGCAGAATTCCGTCGCGGTGACGTCGTCCATGCTGGGCATCTTCCGCGATTGCGATCAGACACGCTCGGAATTCCTGCGGCTGGTGAAGCAGCGGAGCTAG
- a CDS encoding SDR family oxidoreductase, whose amino-acid sequence MHTLKNRVAVVTGASRGIGLAIAQALDREGAEVVLVARNRKALESARKTLGAGASVVAADVGQPADVGRVFRQVKKQHGRLDILVNCAGIFTYKPFVKTTLEDWHHNIGTNLTSLFLTAKAALPLWEGSRHAHLVNILSTSSRQAFTNCSAYTAAKFGALGLTRVLRKELQPKGIRVTAILPGLTDTEMLKEFGFDVPRGKLMQPEDVAAAVISALQQPARTAVHEVLLMPAAGAI is encoded by the coding sequence ATGCACACGTTAAAAAACAGGGTAGCTGTTGTGACCGGAGCCAGCCGCGGCATCGGCCTGGCGATTGCGCAGGCTCTCGATCGCGAGGGCGCGGAAGTGGTGCTGGTGGCGCGCAACAGGAAGGCGCTGGAATCCGCCCGGAAAACGCTGGGGGCGGGCGCGAGCGTTGTAGCGGCGGACGTCGGGCAGCCTGCTGACGTCGGTCGTGTTTTCCGGCAGGTGAAGAAGCAGCATGGCCGGCTCGATATCCTGGTGAATTGTGCGGGTATTTTTACATACAAGCCGTTCGTTAAAACTACGCTTGAAGATTGGCATCACAACATCGGAACCAACCTCACCTCGCTTTTCCTGACTGCCAAGGCAGCCCTTCCACTGTGGGAAGGCAGCCGTCATGCGCACCTTGTGAATATCCTTTCCACTTCAAGCCGGCAGGCATTTACGAACTGCTCGGCCTATACGGCGGCAAAGTTCGGGGCGCTGGGGCTGACGCGGGTGCTCAGGAAAGAATTGCAGCCGAAGGGCATCCGAGTTACGGCCATTCTTCCGGGCCTGACGGACACGGAGATGCTGAAGGAATTTGGATTTGACGTTCCACGCGGCAAACTGATGCAGCCCGAAGATGTTGCGGCGGCGGTGATTTCTGCCCTTCAGCAGCCGGCACGGACGGCCGTGCATGAGGTGCTGCTGATGCCCGCGGCGGGTGCAATATAG
- a CDS encoding 30S ribosomal protein S15: protein MALTRDSKSQVISKYKVHASDTGSPEVQVALLTERISYLTEHFRAHRKDHASRRGLLTMVSKRKRLLDYLRRHNADRYKQVIDRLGIRK, encoded by the coding sequence ATGGCGTTAACCCGTGATTCAAAGTCGCAAGTTATTTCAAAATACAAGGTCCATGCTTCGGATACGGGTTCGCCTGAGGTGCAGGTTGCTCTTTTGACCGAGCGCATCTCTTACCTGACGGAGCACTTTCGCGCACACCGGAAAGATCACGCTTCAAGACGGGGCCTGCTGACGATGGTCAGCAAACGGAAGCGGCTGCTTGATTATCTGAGACGGCACAATGCCGATCGTTACAAGCAGGTGATCGATCGGTTAGGGATCCGCAAATAA
- the pnp gene encoding polyribonucleotide nucleotidyltransferase yields the protein MEQVSIQLGGSTLSIEVGKLAKQANGSAFVRYGDTVVLATACSTKPREGIDFFPLTVDYREYTYAAGKIPGGFFKREGRPTEKEILSSRLIDRPVRPMFPEGFKDETQVIAMVLSADTDNNPDVIGLVAGAAALYLSDIPFPTPVAAVRVGLVEGHLVTNPTYTEVKASILNMVVAGSEDAIVMVEAGATEVSEETINDAIQYAHGEIKKIVAVEKELFAKLGISKKHFVAAEFDKAIEAEVRQKVEANLREAMNTSKYPKLESQSKISGLREALVASYPETDEEKRRKAGEAFDRLEERVFREDTLLKRQRPDRRAFDQVRTITCEVGLLPRTHGSALFTRGETQALVTATLGTAEDQQRLDVLEGESFKRFMLHYNFPPFSVGEVGFLRGPGRREVGHGALAERALARVIPDEAAFPYTVRVVSDILESNGSSSMASVCGGCLALMDAGVPIKSPVAGIAMGLVKEGDKYAILTDIAGAEDHYGDMDFKVAGTKDGITALQMDIKVTGITPAIMAEALAQAKAARLHILEKMVATIPEPRTKISAYAPHIHTIHINPAKIGELIGPGGKVIRGIVEQTGAKIDVENDGRVNVAAVDETSASKALKIIRDMMAEAELGKTYLGKVVRLADFGAFVEIFSGTDGLLHISEVAEHRIRDIREELKEGDQLLVKVISIDGNKIRLSRKAVLREQRQKTGKEN from the coding sequence ATGGAGCAAGTCAGTATTCAACTGGGAGGAAGTACCCTATCAATTGAGGTCGGCAAGCTGGCCAAGCAGGCGAACGGCTCGGCCTTTGTGCGTTACGGCGACACGGTTGTGCTGGCAACGGCATGTTCAACCAAACCGCGTGAAGGAATCGATTTCTTTCCGCTCACAGTCGACTATCGCGAGTATACCTACGCAGCAGGGAAGATCCCCGGCGGTTTTTTCAAACGTGAAGGACGCCCTACGGAAAAGGAAATTCTCAGCAGCCGGCTGATTGACCGTCCGGTGCGGCCCATGTTTCCCGAGGGGTTCAAGGACGAGACCCAGGTGATCGCCATGGTGCTTTCGGCAGACACCGACAACAACCCGGACGTCATCGGCCTGGTGGCCGGAGCGGCGGCCCTTTACCTTTCAGATATTCCGTTTCCAACGCCGGTGGCGGCGGTGCGTGTGGGCCTGGTGGAAGGCCACCTGGTTACCAATCCGACTTATACAGAAGTAAAGGCAAGCATTTTGAACATGGTGGTTGCAGGCAGCGAGGACGCCATCGTGATGGTAGAAGCCGGGGCCACCGAGGTTTCCGAGGAAACCATCAATGACGCCATCCAGTACGCGCACGGGGAAATCAAAAAGATCGTGGCGGTTGAAAAAGAGCTGTTCGCGAAACTGGGAATCAGCAAGAAGCATTTTGTGGCCGCTGAATTCGACAAAGCCATCGAAGCCGAGGTCCGGCAGAAAGTGGAGGCGAACCTCCGCGAGGCCATGAATACCTCGAAGTACCCCAAGCTCGAAAGCCAGAGCAAGATTTCCGGACTCAGGGAAGCGCTGGTGGCGAGTTATCCGGAGACTGACGAGGAAAAGCGCCGGAAAGCGGGCGAAGCCTTCGACCGGCTGGAAGAGCGTGTCTTTCGCGAGGATACTCTGCTGAAACGCCAGCGTCCTGACCGGCGGGCTTTTGACCAGGTCCGGACGATCACCTGCGAAGTGGGACTGCTGCCGCGCACCCACGGCTCCGCGCTGTTCACGCGCGGCGAGACGCAGGCCCTGGTGACGGCAACGCTTGGCACCGCAGAAGACCAGCAGCGCCTGGATGTGCTGGAAGGCGAGTCGTTCAAGCGCTTCATGCTGCACTACAATTTCCCGCCCTTCAGCGTGGGCGAAGTGGGGTTCCTGCGCGGGCCCGGACGGCGCGAAGTGGGGCACGGCGCGCTGGCCGAACGCGCTCTTGCCAGAGTTATTCCGGATGAAGCGGCCTTCCCCTACACCGTCCGCGTGGTTTCCGACATTCTCGAATCCAACGGATCGTCATCGATGGCGAGCGTTTGCGGAGGCTGCCTCGCCCTGATGGACGCCGGAGTTCCCATCAAATCGCCCGTGGCCGGAATCGCCATGGGACTGGTAAAGGAAGGCGACAAATACGCCATCCTCACCGACATTGCCGGCGCCGAGGACCATTACGGCGACATGGACTTCAAAGTGGCCGGAACCAAGGACGGCATCACGGCGCTCCAGATGGACATTAAGGTGACCGGCATCACGCCCGCGATCATGGCGGAAGCCCTGGCACAGGCAAAGGCCGCGCGCCTGCATATCCTGGAGAAAATGGTGGCAACAATTCCCGAGCCTCGCACCAAGATTTCCGCATACGCCCCGCACATCCACACCATCCACATCAACCCGGCCAAGATCGGCGAGTTGATCGGGCCTGGCGGCAAGGTGATCCGCGGAATCGTGGAGCAGACCGGCGCCAAGATCGACGTGGAGAACGATGGACGCGTCAACGTGGCGGCCGTTGATGAAACCTCCGCCAGCAAGGCCCTCAAGATCATCAGGGACATGATGGCCGAGGCCGAACTCGGCAAGACCTACCTTGGCAAAGTGGTCCGGCTGGCTGATTTCGGCGCCTTTGTCGAAATCTTCTCCGGCACCGACGGCCTGCTGCACATCAGCGAGGTAGCCGAACATCGCATTCGCGATATTCGGGAAGAATTGAAGGAAGGCGACCAGTTGCTGGTGAAAGTGATTTCGATTGACGGCAACAAGATCCGTCTTTCACGCAAGGCTGTCCTGCGCGAGCAGCGCCAGAAGACGGGGAAAGAAAACTAA
- a CDS encoding anti-sigma factor antagonist, translated as MSASFSTRLTLFRGFHSIKVGGLINSEIMDIRVDSRNDVTIVRLQGKFLADRDGPLCRDKMNELIQSGRRKFLFDFSGVPYIDSTGLGFLAGCRAAAQRAGAGLVLASLDERVRRVLDEVKLSEYFLIAEDEAHGIARLDEISQS; from the coding sequence ATGAGTGCGAGCTTTTCTACTCGCTTGACACTCTTTCGCGGGTTTCATAGCATAAAAGTTGGCGGGCTTATAAATTCAGAAATCATGGATATAAGAGTCGATTCTCGCAATGACGTAACAATTGTGCGGCTGCAAGGAAAGTTCCTGGCTGACCGCGACGGCCCGCTTTGCCGCGACAAAATGAATGAATTGATCCAGTCGGGAAGGCGGAAGTTTCTCTTTGATTTTTCCGGCGTGCCCTACATTGATTCGACGGGGCTGGGATTTCTTGCCGGGTGCCGTGCCGCGGCCCAGAGAGCCGGAGCGGGGCTGGTGCTGGCATCGCTCGACGAACGCGTCAGGCGCGTGCTCGACGAGGTGAAGCTTTCCGAATATTTCCTGATTGCTGAAGATGAAGCACACGGCATCGCGCGGCTGGACGAAATTTCACAGAGTTGA
- a CDS encoding PilZ domain-containing protein, which translates to MPEEQKRRTDRVLAPVRIRVIGNDVSGVSFSEETITVSFSPGGARISLTHPLLPDDIILIKNLANDIEEEFRVVGAFQQVFGDRREWGVEALNPESGIWGIDYTPPREGLQPKVLIECAACRNAIQSPLSTIEYDVLLATGLISRHCERCKETTRWKPSDQPLTSEIIQQSHSQGPPLTERRKSRRLQLVMRLMVRNSWGVTDIAQTRNVSKGGLCFVSAKVFNVGDELFITLPFAYNQAPVETPARVVWTQLTESGRQYGVCYLK; encoded by the coding sequence ATGCCGGAAGAGCAGAAACGACGGACAGATCGTGTACTGGCGCCCGTTCGCATTCGAGTAATCGGAAATGACGTTTCCGGAGTATCGTTTAGTGAAGAGACCATAACCGTCAGCTTCAGCCCGGGCGGGGCCCGCATCAGCCTTACCCATCCTCTTCTGCCGGACGACATCATTCTCATCAAGAACCTCGCGAATGACATCGAAGAAGAGTTCCGCGTTGTGGGGGCTTTCCAGCAGGTTTTTGGCGACCGCCGCGAGTGGGGAGTCGAGGCGCTGAACCCGGAGAGCGGAATCTGGGGTATCGACTATACGCCGCCGAGGGAAGGCCTGCAGCCCAAAGTGCTGATTGAGTGCGCGGCATGCAGGAACGCAATTCAAAGTCCGCTTTCAACCATCGAGTATGACGTGCTTCTGGCTACCGGGCTGATTTCCCGCCATTGTGAACGCTGCAAGGAAACCACCCGGTGGAAACCAAGCGACCAGCCCCTTACCTCTGAAATCATCCAGCAGAGCCACAGCCAGGGACCGCCATTGACAGAGCGGCGAAAATCAAGGCGGCTGCAACTTGTCATGCGGCTCATGGTCCGCAACAGCTGGGGCGTAACGGACATTGCTCAAACCCGTAACGTCTCAAAAGGCGGGCTATGTTTTGTGAGCGCCAAAGTCTTTAACGTAGGAGACGAACTCTTCATCACGCTGCCCTTTGCCTACAACCAGGCCCCGGTCGAGACCCCCGCGCGAGTCGTGTGGACGCAGTTGACGGAATCAGGACGCCAATACGGCGTCTGCTACCTGAAATAG
- a CDS encoding Gfo/Idh/MocA family oxidoreductase — MAEELDRREFMKRAAIGTAAAGLAFPALGKTAQAAPSDKVIVGVIGTGRQGRGDLMAFRDQPDVEIAAVCDVYKDNLDEGLKDARGKAQTYTDFRQVLDRKDIDAVIIGTPDHWHPLVMVEACKAGKDVYVEKPICHTIDEGILMVEAARNYNRVVQVGTQQRSGIHFQKAVKLVQDGFIGKVSFVRTWNYGNSCPEGIGNAADSNPPSSLDWDAWLGPAPRVPFNWNRFGPDPALPPRWSTFRYFWDYAGGFMTDWGVHLIDIVQWAMQVEAPSVIASMGGRYYIKDNAETPDTLQVTYEYRNPDFVCVYENRWDNANSMYGKGYGIEFHGTDGTLFVDRGGFDVVPENRAEPPRREGRTPQEAPRTAAVQMKSANNAHSDHVRNFLDCMKSRKRPISDIEIGHRSTSACLLGNVAFRSKERIEWDVKNQKLLSGGGKAQRYVTRDYRAPWKLAV, encoded by the coding sequence ATGGCCGAAGAACTTGACCGACGTGAATTCATGAAAAGGGCAGCCATCGGGACCGCCGCAGCGGGACTGGCGTTCCCTGCTCTGGGCAAAACCGCTCAGGCGGCCCCCAGCGACAAGGTGATTGTGGGAGTGATCGGCACAGGCCGCCAGGGGCGCGGCGACCTCATGGCATTTCGCGACCAACCAGACGTTGAAATCGCGGCCGTCTGCGACGTTTACAAAGATAACCTCGACGAGGGGCTGAAAGATGCCCGCGGCAAGGCTCAAACCTACACCGACTTCCGCCAGGTGCTTGACCGTAAGGACATTGACGCCGTCATCATCGGCACGCCCGACCACTGGCACCCTCTGGTGATGGTTGAAGCCTGCAAGGCCGGCAAAGACGTTTACGTGGAGAAGCCCATTTGCCACACCATCGACGAGGGCATCCTGATGGTGGAAGCGGCGCGCAATTACAATCGAGTGGTGCAGGTGGGAACCCAGCAGCGTTCCGGCATCCACTTCCAGAAGGCCGTAAAACTTGTGCAGGACGGATTTATCGGCAAGGTCAGTTTTGTCCGCACCTGGAACTACGGCAACTCCTGCCCGGAAGGCATCGGAAATGCCGCGGACTCCAATCCGCCATCGAGCCTCGACTGGGATGCCTGGCTTGGCCCGGCGCCCAGGGTTCCCTTCAACTGGAACCGCTTCGGCCCGGACCCCGCGCTTCCTCCCCGATGGTCAACCTTCCGCTATTTCTGGGACTATGCAGGCGGCTTCATGACCGACTGGGGCGTCCATTTGATCGACATCGTCCAGTGGGCCATGCAGGTGGAAGCTCCTTCGGTGATTGCCAGCATGGGCGGGAGATACTACATTAAAGACAACGCTGAAACTCCCGACACTCTTCAGGTGACCTACGAATACCGGAATCCTGATTTTGTCTGCGTCTACGAAAACCGCTGGGACAACGCCAATTCCATGTATGGCAAGGGCTACGGAATTGAATTCCACGGCACCGACGGGACCCTGTTCGTCGACCGCGGCGGCTTCGATGTGGTTCCCGAAAACCGTGCTGAACCGCCACGACGCGAAGGCAGAACGCCGCAGGAAGCACCAAGGACTGCTGCTGTGCAGATGAAGTCCGCCAACAATGCGCACTCCGATCACGTGCGGAACTTCCTCGATTGCATGAAGTCGCGCAAGAGGCCGATCTCCGACATTGAAATCGGGCACCGCTCCACCAGCGCCTGCCTGCTGGGCAACGTCGCTTTCCGCAGCAAGGAACGGATTGAGTGGGACGTCAAAAACCAGAAGCTGCTCTCGGGCGGCGGCAAGGCCCAGCGATACGTCACCCGCGATTACCGCGCGCCGTGGAAGCTGGCAGTGTGA
- a CDS encoding XRE family transcriptional regulator, translated as MEIGKRIRTLREAKGLSQGDIEKRSGLLRSYISRVEGGYTAPSLTTLDKFAKALEVETYQLFFRGSGHPIAPRVPPQASQSKSVRKLIKYFDEMTTPNRKLILTLASKLGKE; from the coding sequence ATGGAAATAGGAAAGAGAATACGAACGCTGCGTGAAGCCAAAGGGCTCTCGCAGGGGGATATTGAAAAGCGATCGGGCTTGCTCCGGTCGTATATTTCGCGGGTTGAGGGCGGGTACACAGCCCCCTCGCTGACGACCTTGGACAAATTCGCCAAAGCGCTGGAAGTGGAAACTTACCAGCTCTTTTTTCGAGGGTCTGGGCATCCCATCGCGCCGCGTGTTCCGCCGCAGGCGAGCCAGTCAAAATCTGTCCGCAAGCTGATCAAGTACTTCGACGAGATGACAACCCCCAATCGCAAGCTGATCCTCACACTCGCCAGCAAGCTGGGCAAGGAATAG